In the genome of Rickettsiales bacterium, the window AATATTTATTTTAAAATTTTAGCAACAACGCCAGCACCAACAGTGCGACCACCTTCACGAATAGCAAATCTTAAGCCTTCATCCATTGCGATAGGAGATATTAATTCAACTTTTAAGTTTACGTTATCTCCTGGCATTACCATTTCT includes:
- the tuf gene encoding elongation factor Tu (EF-Tu; promotes GTP-dependent binding of aminoacyl-tRNA to the A-site of ribosomes during protein biosynthesis; when the tRNA anticodon matches the mRNA codon, GTP hydrolysis results; the inactive EF-Tu-GDP leaves the ribosome and release of GDP is promoted by elongation factor Ts; many prokaryotes have two copies of the gene encoding EF-Tu); translation: EMVMPGDNVNLKVELISPIAMDEGLRFAIREGGRTVGAGVVAKILK